Proteins found in one Lycium ferocissimum isolate CSIRO_LF1 chromosome 6, AGI_CSIRO_Lferr_CH_V1, whole genome shotgun sequence genomic segment:
- the LOC132059179 gene encoding pleiotropic drug resistance protein 2-like isoform X2, whose translation MEGTLGRDELAKSMSQRSMSRSGPRMSIGSVSSRSWASAGVREVFTAPSGDIFERSARENDDEKELKWAAIERLPTYDRLRKGILRQTLDDGNIDYHEVDLVHLGLQDRKQLLESVLKFVEEDNERFLRRFRDRTDRVGIEIPKVEVRFEHLCIDGDAYVGSRAMPTLWNASINFVEGFLQKIKIVPSKKRVVNILSDVNGIIRPSRMTLLLGPPGAGKTTLLKALAGVPDKDLRVNGRISYCGHELSEFIPQRTCAYISQHDIHHGEMTVRETLDFAGRCLGVGTRYELLTELARREKDAGIKPDPEMDAFFKATAFAGQESSLVTDYVLKILGMDICADILAGDDMRRGISGGQKKRLTTGEMLVGPAKVFFMDEISTGLDSSTTFQIVKYMRQMVHIMDVTMIISLLQPAPETYDLFDDIILLSEGKVVYQGPRENVLEFFESIGFKCPERKGVADFLQEVTSLKDQERYWFRTNEPYRYISVTEFAERFSNFHVGQQLSDDLRVPYDKSKAHPAALVTDKYGISNMELLKACLSREWLLMKRNSFLYIFKTFQITVMSIVTFTVFFRTEMKTGQIADGGKFYGALFFSLINIMFNGTAEMALTIFRLPVFFKQRDSLFYPAWAFSFPIWLLRIPLSFVESLIWVVLTYYTIGFAPAASRFFRQFLAYFALHQAALSLFRFIAALGRTQVVSSTFATFTILIVFVLGGFIVAKDDLEPWMQWAYYISPMTYGQNAIAINEFLDKRWSTPNNDTRFSEPTVGKVLLKARSMYTEGHVYWICVVALFAFSFLFNFCFVIALTYLNPLGDSRSVISDDDKSKKKKRTDRSSLYSASMTEGIAMDVRNTNSSSNEEAKRRGMVLPFQPLSLAFDHMNYYVDMPAEMKVQGVEDTRLQLLRNVSGAFRPGVLTALVGVSGAGKTTLMDVLAGRKTEGSIEGSISISGYPKNQSTFARISGYCEQNDIHSPHVTVYESLVYSAWLRLSPDVKEHTRKNFVEEVMELVELNPLRDSLVGLPGVDGLSTEQRKRLTIAVELVANPSIIFMDEPTSGLDARAAAIVMRTVRNTVDTGRTVVCTIHQPSIDIFEAFDELLLMKRGGQVIYAGPLGHHSHLLIEYFQAVPGVPRIKEGTNPATWMLDISATAVEAQLQVEFADIYANSELYRRNQELIKELSIPAPGSQDLHFPTEFSQPFFEQCKACFWKQHLSYWRHPQYNAIRFAMTTMIGVIFGIIFWNKGNQLSKQQDLLNIIGAIYAAVMFLGGTNTSAAQSVVSVERTVFYREKAAGMFSALPYAFAQVVIETIYIAIQTFIYSLIIYAMIGFHWTAGKFFLFYFFVFMCFVYFTMYGMMLVALTPNYNIAAIIMSFFLSFWNLFSGFLISRTQIPIWWRWYYWGSPVAWTIYGLVTCQVGDNNNTIEIPGGGDVSVKLYLKDSYGFEYDFLGVVAAVHVAWAVFFSFIFAYAIKFLNFQRR comes from the exons ATGGAGGGAACATTAGGCCGGGATGAGCTGGCCAAGTCAATGAGCCAGCGGTCCATGAGTAGGAGCGGGCCGAGGATGAGTATTGGATCAGTGAGTTCAAGGAGCTGGGCATCAGCTGGTGTTAGGGAAGTGTTTACTGCACCAAGTGGTGATATTTTTGAGAGAAGTGCAAGGGAAAATGATGATGAAAAAGAGCTCAAATGGGCTGCTATTGAGAGACTTCCTACTTATGATAGGTTGAGGAAAGGGATTTTGAGGCAAACATTGGATGATGGAAACATTGATTATCATGAAGTTGATCTTGTCCATCTTGGATTACAAGACAGGAAACAGCTTTTAGAAAGTGTTCTTAAATTCGTCGAAGAAGATAATGAGAGGTTCCTTCGTAGATTCAGAGATAGGACTGATAG GGTTGGAATTGAGATCCCAAAagtcgaagttcggtttgagcATCTTTGTATCGATGGAGATGCATATGTTGGATCTAGAGCAATGCCTACTCTCTGGAATGCTTCCATCAATTTTGTAGAG GGGTTTCTTCAAAAGATCAAGATTGTCCCTTCAAAGAAAAGAGTTGTCAACATACTGAGCGATGTGAATGGAATCATAAGACCCTCAAG GATGACGCTACTTTTGGGGCCTCCTGGTGCTGGGAAAACTACATTGCTAAAAGCACTTGCTGGGGTGCCAGACAAAGACCTAAGA GTGAATGGAAGAATTAGTTACTGTGGTCATGAACTATCAGAGTTCATCCCTCAAAGGACATGTGCTTATATTAGTCAGCATGACATTCACCATGGAGAGATGACAGTTAGAGAGACGTTGGATTTTGCAGGACGTTGTTTAGGAGTTGGAACAAGATATGAACTCCTTACGGAATTGGCAAGACGTGAAAAGGATGCAGGAATAAAACCTGATCCTGAGATGGATGCATTTTTTAAAGCAACAGCTTTTGCAGGCCAAGAATCTAGTCTGGTCACTGACTATGTTCTTAAG ATACTTGGGATGGATATATGTGCTGATATATTGGCCGGTGATGATATGAGAAGGGGTATCTCTGGTGGACAGAAAAAGCGGCTCACAACAG GAGAAATGTTGGTTGGCCCTGCTAAAGTTTTCTTCATGGATGAAATATCAACTGGCCTCGACAGTTCAACCACATTTCAAATTGTGAAATACATGAGGCAGATGGTCCATATCATGGATGTAACCATGATAATCTCTCTTCTTCAACCTGCACCAGAAACCTATGATCTTTTCGATGACATTATATTGCTTTCTGAGGGAAAAGTAGTCTATCAAGGTCCACGTGAGAATGTCCTGGAGTTTTTCGAGAGTATTGGATTCAAATGCCCAGAAAGGAAAGGAGTTGCTGACTTTCTGCAAGAGGTTACTTCACTTAAGGACCAAGAACGATATTGGTTCAGAACAAATGAACCTTACCGATATATTTCAGTGACTGAATTTGCAGAACGCTTTAGCAATTTTCATGTCGGGCAACAGCTTTCTGATGATCTTCGAGTTCCTTATGACAAAAGCAAAGCCCATCCTGCTGCACTGGTTACTGATAAGTATGGTATCTCCAACATGGAACTCCTCAAGGCATGCTTATCGAGGGAATGGCTATTGATGAAGCGAAATTCCTTCttatacatattcaagacattccaGATCACTGTGATGTCAATAGTTACCTTCACAGTATTCTTTAGGACAGAGATGAAAACTGGTCAGATAGCAGATGGAGGCAAATTTTATGGTGCCTTGTTTTTCAGCCTCATCAATATAATGTTTAATGGTACAGCAGAGATGGCACTTACCATTTTCAGACTTCCTGTGTTCTTTAAACAGAGAGATTCTTTGTTCTACCCAGCTTGGGCTTTTTCTTTTCCCATTTGGCTTTTAagaattcctctttcttttgtgGAATCACTGATATGGGTCGTACTTACTTATTATACCATCGGGTTTGCTCCTGCTGCTAGTAG GTTTTTTCGCCAATTCTTGGCATATTTTGCTTTGCATCAGGCGGCTCTGTCCCTCTTCCGTTTTATTGCTGCACTTGGAAGGACTCAAGTAGTTTCCAGCACTTTTGCAACTTTCACAATACTGATAGTCTTTGTGCTCGGTGGTTTCATCGTTGCAAAAG ATGACCTGGAACCATGGATGCAATGGGCCTACTACATATCTCCTATGACGTATGGACAGAATGCAATTGCCATCAATGAGTTTCTGGACAAAAGATGGAGTACT CCCAACAATGACACAAGATTTTCTGAGCCAACAGTCGGCAAGGTTCTTCTCAAGGCAAGGAGCATGTATACAGAAGGCCATGTTTACTGGATCTGTGTTGTTGCCCTATTTGCGTTCTCGTTTTTGTTCAACTTTTGCTTTGTCATTGCACTGACATACCTAAACC CACTTGGAGATTCTAGATcagttatttcagatgatgacaaaagtaagaaaaagaagCGAACAGACCGGAGTTCACTCTATTCAGCTTCAATGACTGAAG GTATAGCTATGGACGTAAGGAACACTAACAGCTCAAGTAATGAAGAAGCCAAGAGAAGAGGAATGGTGCTTCCTTTCCAGCCCCTCTCCCTTGCATTTGATCATATGAATTATTATGTCGATATGCCAGCT GAAATGAAAGTCCAAGGAGTTGAGGATACTCGTCTCCAATTGTTACGAAATGTTAGTGGTGCTTTCAGGCCCGGAGTTCTAACGGCTTTAGTTGGTGTAAGTGGTGCTGGAAAGACCACATTGATGGATGTTTTAGCAGGAAGGAAAACAGAAGGCTCCATTGAAGGAAGCATCAGCATTTCTGGTTATCCAAAGAATCAATCTACTTTTGCTCGCATAAGTGGTTATTGTGAACAGAATGATATTCATTCTCCACATGTTACTGTTTATGAATCATTAGTATACTCAGCTTGGTTGCGTCTCTCTCCAGATGTAAAAGAACATACACGGAAG AATTTTGTGGAAGAAGTAATGGAGCTAGTCGAGTTGAATCCTCTGAGGGACTCCCTAGTTGGCCTTCCAGGGGTAGATGGCCTCTCAACTGAACAGAGAAAGAGGCTGACCATAGCTGTAGAACTGGTGGCAAATCCATCTATTATTTTCATGGATGAACCGACATCAGGACTTGATGCTAGAGCTGCAGCAATTGTGATGCGAACTGTAAGGAACACCGTGGATACAGGGAGAACTGTTGTCTGCACCATCCACCAGCCAAGCATAGATATCTTTGAAGCATTTGATGAG CTGTTATTGATGAAAAGAGGAGGACAAGTGATATATGCAGGCCCTCTTGGTCATCATTCTCACCTACTGATAGAGTATTTTCAA gctGTTCCTGGGGTTCCTAGAATCAAAGAGGGAACCAATCCTGCTACCTGGATGCTGGACATCTCGGCTACGGCTGTTGAGGCTCAACTTCAAGTAGAGTTTGCCGACATCTATGCCAACTCTGAGCTGTATAG GAGGAATCAAGAACTTATCAAAGAACTAAGCATTCCTGCGCCAGGATCCCAAGATCTTCATTTCCCCACGGAATTCTCCCAACCGTTTTTTGAACAGTGCAAGGCTTGCTTTTGGAAACAACACTTGTCCTATTGGAGGCATCCACAGTATAATGCCATTCGGTTTGCTATGACAACAATGATAGGAGTGATATTTGGAATCATTTTTTGGAATAAGGGGAACCAACT GTCCAAACAACAAGACCTGTTAAATATAATTGGAGCTATTTATGCTGCTGTTATGTTCCTCGGTGGAACTAATACTTCAGCCGCGCAGTCTGTTGTTTCTGTAGAAAGGACAGTCTTTTATCGAGAAAAAGCAGCAGGAATGTTTTCAGCACTCCCTTATGCATTTGCGCAG GTGGTCATAGAGACAATCTATATCGCGATTCAAACTTTTATTTACAGCCTTATTATCTATGCAATGATTGGGTTCCACTGGACGGCTGGAAAGTTCTTTTTGTTctacttttttgttttcatgTGCTTCGTCTACTTCACGATGTatggaatgatgcttgttgCACTCACTCCGAACTACAACATTGCTGCCATCATAATGTCTTTTTTCCTCAGCTTTTGGAACTTGTTCTCTGGTTTCCTCATTTCAAGAACG CAAATTCCTATATGGTGGAGGTGGTATTATTGGGGTTCTCCAGTGGCATGGACAATATATGGCCTTGTAACATGTCAAGTAggcgacaacaacaacaccattgAGATACCAGGAGGCGGTGACGTATCAGTAAAGTTGTATCTGAAGGACAGCTATGGTTTTGAGTATGACTTCCTGGGAGTTGTTGCTGCAGTCCATGTTGCTTGGGCAGTTTTCTTCAGCTTTATTTTTGCTTATGCCATCAAATTCTTGAATTTCCAAAGGAGATAA
- the LOC132059179 gene encoding pleiotropic drug resistance protein 2-like isoform X1, whose amino-acid sequence MEGTLGRDELAKSMSQRSMSRSGPRMSIGSVSSRSWASAGVREVFTAPSGDIFERSARENDDEKELKWAAIERLPTYDRLRKGILRQTLDDGNIDYHEVDLVHLGLQDRKQLLESVLKFVEEDNERFLRRFRDRTDRVGIEIPKVEVRFEHLCIDGDAYVGSRAMPTLWNASINFVEGFLQKIKIVPSKKRVVNILSDVNGIIRPSRMTLLLGPPGAGKTTLLKALAGVPDKDLRVNGRISYCGHELSEFIPQRTCAYISQHDIHHGEMTVRETLDFAGRCLGVGTRYELLTELARREKDAGIKPDPEMDAFFKATAFAGQESSLVTDYVLKILGMDICADILAGDDMRRGISGGQKKRLTTGEMLVGPAKVFFMDEISTGLDSSTTFQIVKYMRQMVHIMDVTMIISLLQPAPETYDLFDDIILLSEGKVVYQGPRENVLEFFESIGFKCPERKGVADFLQEVTSLKDQERYWFRTNEPYRYISVTEFAERFSNFHVGQQLSDDLRVPYDKSKAHPAALVTDKYGISNMELLKACLSREWLLMKRNSFLYIFKTFQITVMSIVTFTVFFRTEMKTGQIADGGKFYGALFFSLINIMFNGTAEMALTIFRLPVFFKQRDSLFYPAWAFSFPIWLLRIPLSFVESLIWVVLTYYTIGFAPAASRFFRQFLAYFALHQAALSLFRFIAALGRTQVVSSTFATFTILIVFVLGGFIVAKDDLEPWMQWAYYISPMTYGQNAIAINEFLDKRWSTPNNDTRFSEPTVGKVLLKARSMYTEGHVYWICVVALFAFSFLFNFCFVIALTYLNPLGDSRSVISDDDKSKKKKRTDRSSLYSASMTEGIAMDVRNTNSSSNEEAKRRGMVLPFQPLSLAFDHMNYYVDMPAEMKVQGVEDTRLQLLRNVSGAFRPGVLTALVGVSGAGKTTLMDVLAGRKTEGSIEGSISISGYPKNQSTFARISGYCEQNDIHSPHVTVYESLVYSAWLRLSPDVKEHTRKNFVEEVMELVELNPLRDSLVGLPGVDGLSTEQRKRLTIAVELVANPSIIFMDEPTSGLDARAAAIVMRTVRNTVDTGRTVVCTIHQPSIDIFEAFDELLLMKRGGQVIYAGPLGHHSHLLIEYFQAVPGVPRIKEGTNPATWMLDISATAVEAQLQVEFADIYANSELYRRNQELIKELSIPAPGSQDLHFPTEFSQPFFEQCKACFWKQHLSYWRHPQYNAIRFAMTTMIGVIFGIIFWNKGNQLSKQQDLLNIIGAIYAAVMFLGGTNTSAAQSVVSVERTVFYREKAAGMFSALPYAFAQVTVIKHILLNFEKINCSLRSNPYLCHMQVVIETIYIAIQTFIYSLIIYAMIGFHWTAGKFFLFYFFVFMCFVYFTMYGMMLVALTPNYNIAAIIMSFFLSFWNLFSGFLISRTQIPIWWRWYYWGSPVAWTIYGLVTCQVGDNNNTIEIPGGGDVSVKLYLKDSYGFEYDFLGVVAAVHVAWAVFFSFIFAYAIKFLNFQRR is encoded by the exons ATGGAGGGAACATTAGGCCGGGATGAGCTGGCCAAGTCAATGAGCCAGCGGTCCATGAGTAGGAGCGGGCCGAGGATGAGTATTGGATCAGTGAGTTCAAGGAGCTGGGCATCAGCTGGTGTTAGGGAAGTGTTTACTGCACCAAGTGGTGATATTTTTGAGAGAAGTGCAAGGGAAAATGATGATGAAAAAGAGCTCAAATGGGCTGCTATTGAGAGACTTCCTACTTATGATAGGTTGAGGAAAGGGATTTTGAGGCAAACATTGGATGATGGAAACATTGATTATCATGAAGTTGATCTTGTCCATCTTGGATTACAAGACAGGAAACAGCTTTTAGAAAGTGTTCTTAAATTCGTCGAAGAAGATAATGAGAGGTTCCTTCGTAGATTCAGAGATAGGACTGATAG GGTTGGAATTGAGATCCCAAAagtcgaagttcggtttgagcATCTTTGTATCGATGGAGATGCATATGTTGGATCTAGAGCAATGCCTACTCTCTGGAATGCTTCCATCAATTTTGTAGAG GGGTTTCTTCAAAAGATCAAGATTGTCCCTTCAAAGAAAAGAGTTGTCAACATACTGAGCGATGTGAATGGAATCATAAGACCCTCAAG GATGACGCTACTTTTGGGGCCTCCTGGTGCTGGGAAAACTACATTGCTAAAAGCACTTGCTGGGGTGCCAGACAAAGACCTAAGA GTGAATGGAAGAATTAGTTACTGTGGTCATGAACTATCAGAGTTCATCCCTCAAAGGACATGTGCTTATATTAGTCAGCATGACATTCACCATGGAGAGATGACAGTTAGAGAGACGTTGGATTTTGCAGGACGTTGTTTAGGAGTTGGAACAAGATATGAACTCCTTACGGAATTGGCAAGACGTGAAAAGGATGCAGGAATAAAACCTGATCCTGAGATGGATGCATTTTTTAAAGCAACAGCTTTTGCAGGCCAAGAATCTAGTCTGGTCACTGACTATGTTCTTAAG ATACTTGGGATGGATATATGTGCTGATATATTGGCCGGTGATGATATGAGAAGGGGTATCTCTGGTGGACAGAAAAAGCGGCTCACAACAG GAGAAATGTTGGTTGGCCCTGCTAAAGTTTTCTTCATGGATGAAATATCAACTGGCCTCGACAGTTCAACCACATTTCAAATTGTGAAATACATGAGGCAGATGGTCCATATCATGGATGTAACCATGATAATCTCTCTTCTTCAACCTGCACCAGAAACCTATGATCTTTTCGATGACATTATATTGCTTTCTGAGGGAAAAGTAGTCTATCAAGGTCCACGTGAGAATGTCCTGGAGTTTTTCGAGAGTATTGGATTCAAATGCCCAGAAAGGAAAGGAGTTGCTGACTTTCTGCAAGAGGTTACTTCACTTAAGGACCAAGAACGATATTGGTTCAGAACAAATGAACCTTACCGATATATTTCAGTGACTGAATTTGCAGAACGCTTTAGCAATTTTCATGTCGGGCAACAGCTTTCTGATGATCTTCGAGTTCCTTATGACAAAAGCAAAGCCCATCCTGCTGCACTGGTTACTGATAAGTATGGTATCTCCAACATGGAACTCCTCAAGGCATGCTTATCGAGGGAATGGCTATTGATGAAGCGAAATTCCTTCttatacatattcaagacattccaGATCACTGTGATGTCAATAGTTACCTTCACAGTATTCTTTAGGACAGAGATGAAAACTGGTCAGATAGCAGATGGAGGCAAATTTTATGGTGCCTTGTTTTTCAGCCTCATCAATATAATGTTTAATGGTACAGCAGAGATGGCACTTACCATTTTCAGACTTCCTGTGTTCTTTAAACAGAGAGATTCTTTGTTCTACCCAGCTTGGGCTTTTTCTTTTCCCATTTGGCTTTTAagaattcctctttcttttgtgGAATCACTGATATGGGTCGTACTTACTTATTATACCATCGGGTTTGCTCCTGCTGCTAGTAG GTTTTTTCGCCAATTCTTGGCATATTTTGCTTTGCATCAGGCGGCTCTGTCCCTCTTCCGTTTTATTGCTGCACTTGGAAGGACTCAAGTAGTTTCCAGCACTTTTGCAACTTTCACAATACTGATAGTCTTTGTGCTCGGTGGTTTCATCGTTGCAAAAG ATGACCTGGAACCATGGATGCAATGGGCCTACTACATATCTCCTATGACGTATGGACAGAATGCAATTGCCATCAATGAGTTTCTGGACAAAAGATGGAGTACT CCCAACAATGACACAAGATTTTCTGAGCCAACAGTCGGCAAGGTTCTTCTCAAGGCAAGGAGCATGTATACAGAAGGCCATGTTTACTGGATCTGTGTTGTTGCCCTATTTGCGTTCTCGTTTTTGTTCAACTTTTGCTTTGTCATTGCACTGACATACCTAAACC CACTTGGAGATTCTAGATcagttatttcagatgatgacaaaagtaagaaaaagaagCGAACAGACCGGAGTTCACTCTATTCAGCTTCAATGACTGAAG GTATAGCTATGGACGTAAGGAACACTAACAGCTCAAGTAATGAAGAAGCCAAGAGAAGAGGAATGGTGCTTCCTTTCCAGCCCCTCTCCCTTGCATTTGATCATATGAATTATTATGTCGATATGCCAGCT GAAATGAAAGTCCAAGGAGTTGAGGATACTCGTCTCCAATTGTTACGAAATGTTAGTGGTGCTTTCAGGCCCGGAGTTCTAACGGCTTTAGTTGGTGTAAGTGGTGCTGGAAAGACCACATTGATGGATGTTTTAGCAGGAAGGAAAACAGAAGGCTCCATTGAAGGAAGCATCAGCATTTCTGGTTATCCAAAGAATCAATCTACTTTTGCTCGCATAAGTGGTTATTGTGAACAGAATGATATTCATTCTCCACATGTTACTGTTTATGAATCATTAGTATACTCAGCTTGGTTGCGTCTCTCTCCAGATGTAAAAGAACATACACGGAAG AATTTTGTGGAAGAAGTAATGGAGCTAGTCGAGTTGAATCCTCTGAGGGACTCCCTAGTTGGCCTTCCAGGGGTAGATGGCCTCTCAACTGAACAGAGAAAGAGGCTGACCATAGCTGTAGAACTGGTGGCAAATCCATCTATTATTTTCATGGATGAACCGACATCAGGACTTGATGCTAGAGCTGCAGCAATTGTGATGCGAACTGTAAGGAACACCGTGGATACAGGGAGAACTGTTGTCTGCACCATCCACCAGCCAAGCATAGATATCTTTGAAGCATTTGATGAG CTGTTATTGATGAAAAGAGGAGGACAAGTGATATATGCAGGCCCTCTTGGTCATCATTCTCACCTACTGATAGAGTATTTTCAA gctGTTCCTGGGGTTCCTAGAATCAAAGAGGGAACCAATCCTGCTACCTGGATGCTGGACATCTCGGCTACGGCTGTTGAGGCTCAACTTCAAGTAGAGTTTGCCGACATCTATGCCAACTCTGAGCTGTATAG GAGGAATCAAGAACTTATCAAAGAACTAAGCATTCCTGCGCCAGGATCCCAAGATCTTCATTTCCCCACGGAATTCTCCCAACCGTTTTTTGAACAGTGCAAGGCTTGCTTTTGGAAACAACACTTGTCCTATTGGAGGCATCCACAGTATAATGCCATTCGGTTTGCTATGACAACAATGATAGGAGTGATATTTGGAATCATTTTTTGGAATAAGGGGAACCAACT GTCCAAACAACAAGACCTGTTAAATATAATTGGAGCTATTTATGCTGCTGTTATGTTCCTCGGTGGAACTAATACTTCAGCCGCGCAGTCTGTTGTTTCTGTAGAAAGGACAGTCTTTTATCGAGAAAAAGCAGCAGGAATGTTTTCAGCACTCCCTTATGCATTTGCGCAGGTAACAGTAATTAAACATATACTGTTAAATTTCGAGAAAATCAATTGCTCATTGAGAAGTAATCCATACTTATGCCATATGCAGGTGGTCATAGAGACAATCTATATCGCGATTCAAACTTTTATTTACAGCCTTATTATCTATGCAATGATTGGGTTCCACTGGACGGCTGGAAAGTTCTTTTTGTTctacttttttgttttcatgTGCTTCGTCTACTTCACGATGTatggaatgatgcttgttgCACTCACTCCGAACTACAACATTGCTGCCATCATAATGTCTTTTTTCCTCAGCTTTTGGAACTTGTTCTCTGGTTTCCTCATTTCAAGAACG CAAATTCCTATATGGTGGAGGTGGTATTATTGGGGTTCTCCAGTGGCATGGACAATATATGGCCTTGTAACATGTCAAGTAggcgacaacaacaacaccattgAGATACCAGGAGGCGGTGACGTATCAGTAAAGTTGTATCTGAAGGACAGCTATGGTTTTGAGTATGACTTCCTGGGAGTTGTTGCTGCAGTCCATGTTGCTTGGGCAGTTTTCTTCAGCTTTATTTTTGCTTATGCCATCAAATTCTTGAATTTCCAAAGGAGATAA